The Pseudodesulfovibrio sp. zrk46 genome contains a region encoding:
- a CDS encoding transporter substrate-binding domain-containing protein — protein MSIRKLFHILLLAIAVCYPGGPIIAHADEVLTIGVEDKDWAGHYQWQDRELKGLDADIMRAVAKNLGVRVVFEPYPWKRVLEMAERRLVDAVFDLAPTERRKAYLYYPDTPISLESTVFWVRRDSQFSFSGKLDKSLRLGLMAGADWSDRFAHHGKPDVVRFHSYDAAFRNLEAGRIDAFGAHLAPTREQAIRLGFLHKIKPSKPMLENLTYYVAFTHRAGNKDLTRRFSEELQKFFRSPEYDALLSKYGACDMENPLDYVQNGSQ, from the coding sequence ATGAGTATTCGTAAGTTATTTCATATTCTCTTGCTGGCCATTGCCGTGTGTTACCCGGGCGGACCAATCATTGCCCATGCCGATGAGGTTTTGACCATTGGTGTGGAAGACAAGGATTGGGCGGGGCACTATCAGTGGCAGGACCGTGAACTGAAAGGTCTCGACGCTGACATCATGCGGGCTGTAGCCAAGAATCTTGGGGTGCGCGTCGTTTTCGAACCGTATCCGTGGAAGCGGGTGCTTGAGATGGCCGAGCGGCGGCTGGTTGATGCGGTGTTTGACCTGGCTCCAACAGAACGGCGCAAAGCGTACCTCTATTATCCAGATACGCCCATATCTCTCGAGTCCACCGTGTTCTGGGTGCGCCGTGACAGTCAGTTCTCCTTCTCGGGCAAGCTCGATAAGAGCCTCCGTCTCGGTTTGATGGCGGGAGCAGACTGGTCGGACCGCTTTGCTCATCACGGCAAGCCTGATGTGGTTCGATTCCATAGCTACGACGCTGCGTTTCGAAATCTCGAAGCAGGGCGTATCGACGCCTTTGGCGCGCACCTGGCTCCCACCCGTGAGCAGGCTATCCGTCTTGGCTTTCTGCATAAGATCAAGCCGTCCAAGCCCATGTTGGAGAATTTGACATATTACGTGGCCTTTACGCACCGGGCCGGGAACAAGGATTTGACTCGACGCTTCTCGGAAGAGTTGCAGAAGTTCTTTCGCAGTCCGGAATATGACGCCCTGCTGAGCAAGTACGGCGCATGCGATATGGAGAATCCGCTCGATTATGTTCAGAACGGTTCTCAATAG
- a CDS encoding iron ABC transporter permease, whose translation MHFSDGQVPLEYRRYIGLKTMLVSLAAVGLVLALMFAVSMGASNIPLSDVARSLMGWVVERRYDVIIWNIRLPQALTAIVAGAGLAVAGTTMQSILRNPLGSPFTLGISHAAAFGAAFSVMVLDGGIMSSSKADAVNVTSPYVTTGIAFLFSLVAATVIVGVSRLRGSTPEIMVLTGVALGALFTAGTMFLQFFADDVQLAAMVFWTFGDTARATWTELGVMTVITVGASIYFIANGWNYNAIDAGDETAKGLGVRVDRVRMIGMLVASLLTAVLIAFLGIIGFVGLVVPHMVRRVIGSDHRFLLPASFLCGGLLLLLSDTAARLILAPHVLPVSVLTAFMGAPVFIYLIIRGQRR comes from the coding sequence ATGCATTTCTCCGATGGACAGGTACCGCTGGAATATCGGCGGTACATCGGCCTCAAGACCATGCTGGTCAGTCTGGCGGCGGTCGGGTTGGTGTTGGCGCTCATGTTTGCCGTTTCCATGGGCGCGTCGAATATCCCCCTTTCGGACGTTGCCCGTAGCCTGATGGGTTGGGTGGTGGAGCGGCGGTATGACGTCATCATCTGGAATATCCGATTGCCCCAGGCGCTGACCGCCATTGTGGCCGGAGCCGGGCTAGCCGTGGCCGGAACCACCATGCAATCAATTCTGCGCAACCCGCTCGGTTCGCCGTTCACATTGGGTATCTCCCATGCGGCGGCATTCGGGGCGGCCTTTTCCGTCATGGTACTGGACGGCGGCATCATGTCCTCCTCTAAGGCCGATGCCGTGAACGTGACCAGCCCTTACGTCACTACGGGCATCGCGTTCCTCTTCAGTCTTGTGGCTGCAACCGTCATTGTGGGCGTGTCCCGTTTGCGCGGCAGTACGCCCGAGATCATGGTCCTGACAGGCGTTGCCTTGGGCGCGCTTTTTACCGCAGGCACCATGTTCCTCCAGTTCTTTGCCGATGACGTGCAGTTGGCTGCCATGGTCTTCTGGACCTTTGGTGATACGGCCCGCGCCACGTGGACAGAGCTGGGTGTCATGACGGTCATCACCGTGGGCGCGTCCATCTACTTCATCGCCAATGGCTGGAACTACAACGCCATCGACGCAGGTGACGAGACCGCCAAGGGACTGGGCGTGCGTGTGGACCGCGTGCGCATGATCGGCATGTTGGTAGCGTCGCTGTTGACGGCCGTGCTCATCGCCTTTCTCGGTATCATTGGGTTTGTCGGACTGGTGGTGCCGCATATGGTACGCCGCGTCATTGGTTCGGATCACCGCTTTCTGTTGCCTGCGTCCTTCCTGTGCGGCGGGCTTCTTCTGTTGTTGTCAGATACGGCGGCCCGACTCATTCTGGCGCCGCACGTCCTTCCGGTTTCGGTCCTGACGGCGTTTATGGGCGCACCAGTATTTATCTACCTCATTATCAGGGGGCAGCGGCGATGA
- a CDS encoding ABC transporter ATP-binding protein — protein sequence MILSVSDLDFEYSGRTVLKDVEFGVDGGELLAILGPNGVGKTTLLKCINAIHSPCSGKVMVEDRDVLSMTPDEIALGIGYVAQQSEGSRLSVFDAVLMGRKPHIVWRVSEKDLRMVESALRRLHLNHLSLRYIDELSGGELQKVAIARALVQEPRLMLLDEPTSSLDLKSQVDILTMLRRVVDEHRIGAVMTMHDLNTALRYADKVLFLKNGRIHSTGPTCAVTSAVVEEVYGLPVHIHTVQGHPMVVPAA from the coding sequence ATGATTCTTTCCGTTTCCGATCTCGATTTTGAATACAGCGGTCGAACCGTGCTCAAGGATGTGGAGTTCGGCGTAGATGGTGGTGAACTGCTTGCGATTCTCGGTCCCAATGGCGTGGGCAAGACCACGCTACTCAAGTGTATCAACGCCATTCACTCGCCGTGCTCCGGCAAGGTGATGGTGGAGGATCGTGACGTACTTTCCATGACGCCGGACGAGATCGCCCTTGGCATTGGTTATGTGGCCCAGCAGAGTGAGGGCTCACGGCTTTCCGTGTTCGACGCCGTACTCATGGGGCGAAAACCCCACATTGTCTGGCGGGTGAGTGAAAAGGATTTGCGCATGGTGGAGTCGGCGTTGCGCCGCTTGCATCTCAACCACTTGTCGCTTCGTTATATCGACGAACTGAGTGGCGGGGAGTTGCAGAAAGTAGCCATTGCCCGTGCCTTGGTGCAGGAGCCGCGGCTGATGTTGCTGGACGAACCCACCAGTTCTCTTGATCTCAAGAGTCAGGTGGATATCCTGACCATGTTGCGCAGGGTCGTGGATGAGCATCGCATCGGCGCGGTAATGACCATGCATGACCTGAATACGGCGTTGCGATATGCCGACAAGGTGCTATTTCTCAAGAACGGACGTATCCATTCCACTGGGCCGACCTGTGCCGTGACATCTGCGGTGGTCGAAGAGGTCTACGGTTTGCCCGTCCATATCCATACCGTTCAGGGGCACCCCATGGTGGTCCCGGCGGCCTAA
- a CDS encoding iron ABC transporter substrate-binding protein yields the protein MLTYLQAQENVVAVDDIESRRRKFDARPYAIANPEYAERPIFGQFRGHDNPELIMTLEPQPQVIVKTYASSMGYDPVELQQKTGIPVVVCNYGDFGKLRPALYQTLRTMGELLGKQTRAEEVIAFMEAQINDLRQRTADIPEKDRRSAFVGGVAFKGPHGYQSTEPAYPPFSFVNVENPAYDTGLSGKELRHSDVSKEKIMEWDPDYLFLDLSTLQMGDKAGGLYELRNDPAYRTLTAVTEGRVYGLLPYNWYTKNYGSILANAYFVGKVLYPERFNDVDPAAKADEIYTFLVGKPVFSDMQKMFLGHAFQPVQVN from the coding sequence TTGCTGACCTATCTGCAGGCGCAAGAGAATGTGGTGGCCGTGGATGACATCGAGTCCCGCAGACGCAAATTTGATGCGCGCCCCTATGCCATTGCCAATCCCGAGTATGCCGAGCGTCCCATCTTCGGTCAGTTTCGTGGGCATGATAACCCTGAGCTGATCATGACGCTGGAGCCGCAGCCGCAGGTCATCGTCAAAACCTATGCCTCCAGCATGGGATATGATCCAGTGGAGTTGCAGCAGAAGACCGGTATCCCCGTGGTGGTGTGCAACTACGGAGATTTTGGCAAACTACGTCCGGCACTGTATCAGACGTTGCGCACCATGGGTGAATTGCTGGGCAAACAGACTCGTGCCGAAGAGGTGATCGCCTTCATGGAAGCGCAGATCAACGACCTGCGTCAGCGCACGGCTGACATTCCTGAAAAGGATCGCCGTTCCGCCTTTGTGGGCGGCGTAGCGTTCAAGGGACCGCACGGCTATCAGTCCACCGAGCCTGCCTATCCTCCTTTCTCCTTCGTGAATGTCGAGAATCCGGCCTACGACACCGGCCTTTCGGGCAAGGAACTGCGCCATTCGGATGTTTCCAAGGAAAAGATCATGGAGTGGGATCCCGATTACCTGTTCCTCGATTTGTCGACCTTGCAGATGGGAGACAAGGCTGGCGGCCTCTATGAGCTGCGCAATGATCCTGCCTATCGTACGTTGACCGCCGTCACAGAAGGCCGCGTCTACGGTCTGCTGCCGTACAACTGGTACACCAAGAACTACGGCTCCATCCTCGCCAACGCCTATTTCGTGGGCAAGGTGCTGTACCCCGAGCGGTTCAATGATGTGGACCCCGCGGCCAAGGCGGATGAGATCTACACTTTTCTCGTGGGCAAGCCTGTCTTCAGCGATATGCAAAAGATGTTTCTCGGACACGCTTTCCAGCCGGTTCAGGTGAACTGA
- a CDS encoding beta-phosphoglucomutase family hydrolase: MPAITLKGVIFDLDGVITRTASVHAQAWETAFNEFLKLRAEEKNVPFEPFDRTNDYHNYVDGKPRFEGVLSFLKSRNVRLPPGTPDDPPSLDSVCGIGNRKNELYQDILRTEGPEVFKTSVKLIEELKRQGFRVGVATSSRNCQLVLQLAGLENVFETQVDGVYSAEHDLKGKPEPDIFVTAAKNLGLNPGECIVVEDAISGVQAGHAGNFGMTLGIARNVQGEMLLRFGADMVVSDLGELTVEDLLDWFDLGMATDEWYLTYSGFDPGDEKLRETLTTVGNGYLGTRGASECERAGFNFYPGTYISGIFNKTPSKVHGQDIWNNDFVNCPNWLPIEFKIGNGDYVSPFAMELLSYSHRLNMREGVMERDMVVKDQVGRISRISSRRIASMADPHLCAIKFDLTPLNYSAKITFRSSLDGNVENGGVARYSALNTHHLCRVSGGKANGGIYLHTETTHSRYQIVMAAKNVVLEDGKQLTPVREVYQDKACVAEELQISAQENNHYSLEKFVYIRTSLDSTPGDLKEMCLDSLEKVRTFQGVHGPSAKSWKAMWQKADIRVTGDRFVQRVLRLHIYHLLVTASQHNVNRDAGMPARGLSGEAYRGHIFWDELYILPFFDAAFPETSKALLMYRYNRLDAAREYAKQNGYIGAMYPWQTADDGTEETQEVHYNPESKKWDPDLSRNQRHVSIAVFVNTWRYVSWTGDKTFLNDYGAEMMLDVARFWGGIANLDEGTGKYHIAGVMGPDEFHEALPDSDEHGVRDNAYTNIMVVWLLERALEVLNELPEAARAAVVEKIGLTDAEVEKWQDMTTKMNVVFTEEGIISQFDGYMGLDELDWEGYRKRFYSIHRMDRILKAEGDSPDHYKVAKQADTLMTWYVLEPEEVARILNQLGYSVDDPMKLLKDNYDFYEQRTSHGSTLSKVVHAVISKYIYSSEVSWDWFLEAMRSDIYDTQGGTTIEGIHTGVMAGTLEVVKQDFAGLNLSSTPMSVAPDLPLHWGEMKFSFTWQKIWFDLHLDHDFVKMTAYHKGDRSVPVRIFDKVYELQPGKTIHVDR, encoded by the coding sequence GTGCCTGCAATTACCCTCAAAGGCGTCATTTTCGATCTAGACGGTGTCATCACCCGTACCGCCAGTGTGCACGCACAGGCGTGGGAAACTGCGTTCAATGAATTCCTCAAGCTTCGCGCCGAGGAGAAGAACGTCCCCTTCGAGCCTTTTGACAGAACCAACGACTACCACAATTACGTGGACGGCAAGCCTCGCTTCGAAGGTGTGCTCAGCTTTTTGAAATCACGTAATGTCCGTCTTCCTCCTGGAACGCCGGACGATCCGCCGAGTCTGGATTCTGTCTGCGGTATTGGTAACCGCAAGAATGAGCTCTATCAGGATATCCTGCGCACCGAAGGGCCGGAGGTCTTCAAGACTTCCGTAAAGCTCATCGAAGAGCTCAAGCGACAGGGCTTCCGCGTTGGCGTGGCCACATCCAGCCGAAACTGTCAGCTCGTTTTGCAACTGGCCGGTCTGGAGAACGTCTTTGAGACGCAGGTGGACGGTGTCTACTCTGCTGAACATGATTTGAAAGGCAAGCCAGAGCCGGATATCTTCGTCACCGCAGCGAAGAACCTCGGCCTCAATCCCGGTGAGTGCATTGTGGTTGAGGACGCCATCTCAGGAGTGCAGGCCGGTCATGCAGGAAACTTCGGAATGACACTCGGCATTGCCCGCAATGTTCAAGGTGAGATGTTGCTGCGCTTTGGCGCGGACATGGTCGTGTCCGATCTGGGAGAATTGACCGTAGAGGACCTTCTGGACTGGTTCGATCTGGGTATGGCCACCGACGAGTGGTACCTGACCTACTCCGGCTTCGATCCTGGTGATGAGAAGCTGCGTGAAACCCTGACCACCGTGGGTAACGGTTATCTCGGTACTCGTGGCGCCTCCGAATGCGAACGCGCCGGATTCAATTTCTACCCCGGTACCTACATCTCAGGTATCTTCAACAAGACGCCGAGCAAGGTGCATGGGCAGGACATCTGGAACAACGATTTCGTCAACTGCCCCAACTGGCTGCCCATTGAGTTCAAGATCGGTAACGGCGACTATGTCAGCCCGTTTGCCATGGAACTCCTCAGCTATAGCCACCGCCTGAACATGCGCGAAGGCGTCATGGAACGTGACATGGTGGTCAAGGATCAGGTGGGACGCATCTCCCGCATCTCATCCCGTCGTATCGCTTCCATGGCCGATCCGCATCTGTGCGCCATCAAGTTTGATCTGACGCCGCTCAACTACTCGGCCAAGATTACGTTCCGCTCTTCGCTGGACGGTAATGTGGAGAATGGCGGCGTTGCCCGTTATTCCGCCCTGAATACGCATCACCTGTGTCGCGTCTCCGGCGGCAAGGCCAATGGTGGCATCTACCTCCACACTGAGACCACCCACTCTCGCTACCAGATTGTCATGGCTGCCAAGAACGTGGTCCTTGAGGACGGGAAGCAGCTGACTCCGGTACGCGAGGTGTATCAGGACAAGGCGTGCGTGGCTGAGGAATTGCAAATCTCGGCACAGGAAAACAACCACTACTCCCTTGAGAAGTTCGTGTATATCCGCACCTCTCTGGACAGCACTCCGGGCGATCTCAAGGAGATGTGTCTGGACAGTCTGGAGAAGGTTCGCACTTTCCAGGGCGTGCACGGTCCCAGCGCCAAGAGCTGGAAGGCCATGTGGCAGAAGGCGGACATCCGCGTCACGGGCGACCGTTTCGTCCAGCGCGTGCTTCGCCTGCACATCTACCACCTGCTGGTCACGGCCAGTCAGCACAACGTCAACCGTGACGCAGGCATGCCTGCCCGCGGCCTGAGCGGCGAGGCGTATCGTGGTCATATCTTCTGGGATGAGCTCTACATCCTGCCGTTCTTTGACGCCGCATTTCCTGAGACTTCCAAGGCGTTGCTCATGTATCGCTACAACCGTCTGGATGCGGCGCGTGAATACGCCAAGCAGAATGGCTACATCGGTGCCATGTATCCGTGGCAGACGGCGGACGATGGCACAGAAGAGACCCAGGAAGTCCACTACAACCCGGAATCCAAGAAGTGGGACCCGGACCTGTCGCGCAACCAGCGCCACGTGTCCATCGCAGTCTTCGTCAATACATGGCGCTACGTCTCATGGACAGGTGACAAGACCTTCCTCAACGACTACGGCGCCGAGATGATGCTCGATGTGGCCCGCTTCTGGGGTGGCATTGCCAACCTTGATGAAGGCACTGGCAAGTATCACATCGCCGGGGTCATGGGGCCGGATGAATTCCACGAAGCCCTGCCCGATAGCGACGAACACGGTGTCCGCGACAATGCCTACACCAACATCATGGTGGTCTGGCTCCTCGAGCGCGCCCTTGAAGTGCTCAATGAACTGCCAGAGGCTGCTCGCGCGGCCGTGGTCGAAAAGATCGGCCTGACTGATGCAGAAGTGGAAAAGTGGCAGGACATGACCACCAAGATGAACGTCGTTTTCACTGAAGAAGGCATCATCAGTCAGTTTGATGGATATATGGGATTGGATGAACTGGACTGGGAAGGCTACCGCAAGCGGTTCTACTCCATCCATCGCATGGACCGTATCCTCAAGGCCGAAGGCGATTCCCCGGATCACTACAAGGTCGCCAAGCAGGCGGATACGCTCATGACATGGTATGTACTTGAGCCCGAAGAAGTGGCTCGCATACTGAATCAGCTCGGATACTCGGTGGATGATCCCATGAAGTTGCTCAAGGATAATTATGACTTCTATGAGCAGCGTACCAGCCATGGTTCGACTCTTTCAAAGGTCGTTCACGCGGTCATCTCCAAGTACATCTATTCCAGTGAAGTCTCATGGGACTGGTTCCTTGAGGCCATGCGTTCAGACATCTATGACACGCAGGGCGGCACGACTATCGAGGGTATCCATACAGGTGTCATGGCCGGTACCCTTGAAGTGGTCAAGCAGGACTTCGCAGGGTTGAACCTGTCCTCAACGCCCATGAGCGTGGCTCCGGATCTGCCTCTCCACTGGGGCGAGATGAAGTTCAGCTTTACGTGGCAGAAGATCTGGTTCGATCTGCATCTCGATCACGACTTTGTGAAGATGACCGCCTATCACAAGGGCGACCGGTCAGTTCCGGTGCGCATCTTCGACAAGGTGTACGAGCTGCAGCCAGGCAAGACGATTCATGTAGATCGCTAG
- a CDS encoding amidohydrolase, producing MHERFVLINANGMTMDANDTRFEALAVENGRITTVGTYDDVAPLIEDGWNVHDMVGKTVLPGFIDTHQHLGLTGQVLNGLDLRNTTSIQDILTMVKRAAPTTPEGAWVLGYSMNELHLAEGRLPLKTDLDEVCPDHPAMLVHASWHLCALNSRALELMNLPSDLPGMDIENGEPTGVVRDPGALSHVFPAVSALTPVDVKIASFKAACEAALRQGITSLHCLEGGEFGPGDTRIAVEHQHELPIHTLIWNQVMDINETISLGLPRIGGCICADGAMSAHTAALLEPYTDQPDNCGTLNFSQQTMDDFIMESHKSGLQVAIHCETDGAIEQVLSAMEKAIAAHPRDDHRHRIEHCEMPNQDQVKRMGSAGIIASMQPAFFPHLMNWDDYESWFGKERMSMLHPYRTMLNCGVKMCGGSDGPITPYSPLVGIQSAVLHPNAKQRLSVTEAIRLFTIDAAYSGFEEDMRGSIEPGKVADMVVLPKNPTEIAPNEIADLTIEAVYVEGEARIL from the coding sequence ATGCATGAGAGATTTGTCCTGATCAATGCCAACGGCATGACAATGGACGCAAACGATACACGGTTTGAGGCTCTGGCCGTAGAAAACGGCCGCATCACCACGGTGGGAACATACGACGACGTGGCCCCACTCATTGAAGACGGCTGGAATGTCCACGATATGGTTGGCAAGACCGTGCTGCCCGGGTTCATCGACACCCATCAGCACCTCGGGCTGACCGGGCAGGTTCTGAACGGGCTGGACCTCCGCAATACGACTTCGATTCAAGACATCCTCACCATGGTCAAGCGAGCCGCCCCCACCACTCCCGAAGGCGCGTGGGTACTCGGCTACTCCATGAATGAACTGCACCTCGCCGAAGGACGGTTGCCGCTGAAAACGGATTTGGATGAAGTGTGTCCCGACCACCCGGCCATGCTGGTACACGCGTCATGGCATCTCTGTGCGCTGAACTCCCGCGCACTGGAATTGATGAACTTGCCCAGCGATCTGCCGGGAATGGATATTGAGAATGGTGAACCCACGGGAGTCGTCCGTGATCCCGGCGCACTTTCCCATGTCTTTCCTGCGGTCAGCGCGCTGACCCCGGTGGACGTAAAAATCGCCAGCTTCAAAGCGGCCTGCGAAGCGGCGCTCCGCCAAGGGATCACCAGCCTGCACTGCCTCGAAGGCGGCGAGTTCGGTCCCGGCGACACCCGCATTGCCGTGGAGCATCAGCACGAGTTGCCCATCCATACCTTGATCTGGAATCAGGTGATGGACATCAATGAGACCATCAGCCTCGGCCTGCCGCGCATCGGTGGCTGTATCTGCGCGGACGGCGCCATGAGTGCTCACACCGCGGCTCTTCTGGAGCCATACACAGACCAGCCCGACAATTGCGGCACCTTGAATTTCTCCCAGCAGACCATGGACGATTTCATCATGGAGTCCCACAAGTCAGGCCTTCAGGTCGCCATCCATTGCGAGACCGACGGCGCCATCGAGCAGGTGCTCTCCGCCATGGAGAAGGCCATCGCCGCCCACCCGCGTGACGACCATCGCCACCGCATCGAGCACTGCGAAATGCCCAATCAGGATCAAGTCAAACGCATGGGAAGCGCCGGTATCATTGCCTCCATGCAGCCGGCATTTTTCCCGCACCTCATGAACTGGGATGACTATGAATCATGGTTTGGCAAGGAGCGCATGAGCATGCTCCATCCCTACCGGACCATGCTCAACTGCGGCGTTAAGATGTGTGGTGGTTCTGACGGTCCCATCACCCCCTACTCCCCGCTTGTGGGCATTCAGTCCGCCGTACTCCATCCCAACGCGAAGCAACGACTGAGCGTTACTGAGGCAATCCGTCTGTTCACCATTGATGCGGCTTACAGCGGCTTCGAGGAAGATATGCGCGGCTCCATTGAACCCGGCAAAGTGGCCGATATGGTAGTCCTGCCCAAGAATCCCACCGAAATTGCGCCGAACGAGATCGCGGATCTCACCATTGAGGCCGTGTACGTCGAAGGCGAAGCACGTATTCTGTAA
- a CDS encoding trehalose 6-phosphate synthase, whose amino-acid sequence MPAIKHTELKTLKDFYALMAATRQVRYQAVGSLLAGETVPAGTIESLANALSALENIPEVAGKRVLSLDGDRTIDLDMDYEINEARKDIFYLEEGEETFLDFLDDLHPGFDDHVAAGRELLNGLDLNCMITDRDGTINNYCARYLTSIQSIYNSVFLSRFAMEKVQKPVILTSAPLGGLIEISVNPEGEIYYAASKGRECLDLEGRTRRLPISPEKQVAIDTLNARLSEMLASPEYEKFSLIGSGLQFKFGQSTVARQDIGKSIAEDESKAFLETLSSLVTELDPDEQNFRIEDTGLDVEIILTIETSGDGLKDFDKGDGVKYLNSELGLDMFHGPHLICGDTGSDVPMLEAALEIMPETRAIYVTENEDLAKRVMGLTPNALIVPEPDMLVTIMGTL is encoded by the coding sequence ATGCCAGCGATCAAGCACACCGAACTCAAGACGTTGAAGGATTTCTATGCCCTCATGGCCGCCACCCGCCAGGTTCGTTACCAGGCTGTAGGCTCGCTGCTTGCGGGCGAGACGGTTCCAGCGGGAACCATAGAGTCATTGGCCAACGCGCTGTCCGCTCTTGAGAATATCCCGGAAGTGGCCGGAAAACGTGTGCTGTCGCTGGATGGCGATCGCACCATCGATCTGGATATGGATTACGAGATCAACGAGGCTCGCAAGGATATCTTCTATCTGGAAGAAGGCGAGGAAACCTTCCTTGATTTCCTCGACGACCTGCATCCCGGCTTTGATGATCATGTTGCTGCCGGCCGCGAGCTTTTGAACGGCCTGGACCTCAACTGCATGATCACTGACCGTGACGGCACCATCAACAATTATTGTGCCCGGTACCTTACTTCCATCCAGTCCATTTACAATTCGGTTTTCCTTTCCCGGTTCGCGATGGAGAAAGTACAGAAACCTGTCATCCTGACGTCTGCACCCCTCGGTGGGCTTATCGAAATATCTGTCAATCCAGAGGGGGAGATCTACTACGCCGCGTCCAAGGGACGTGAATGTCTCGATCTGGAAGGGCGTACACGAAGGTTGCCTATCTCTCCGGAGAAACAGGTCGCCATCGACACCCTCAACGCCCGGCTGTCCGAAATGCTGGCCTCGCCCGAGTATGAGAAGTTTTCTCTCATCGGCTCCGGCCTCCAGTTCAAGTTCGGCCAGTCTACGGTAGCTCGTCAGGATATCGGCAAATCCATTGCCGAGGATGAATCCAAAGCGTTCCTCGAAACCCTGAGCAGCCTTGTGACTGAGCTTGATCCGGATGAACAGAATTTCCGCATCGAAGACACCGGGTTGGACGTGGAGATCATCCTGACCATCGAAACCTCGGGCGACGGGCTCAAGGATTTCGACAAGGGGGATGGTGTCAAATACCTAAACAGTGAATTGGGACTCGACATGTTCCATGGACCGCATCTCATTTGCGGTGACACGGGAAGCGACGTGCCCATGCTTGAAGCCGCATTGGAAATCATGCCCGAAACGCGGGCAATATACGTGACTGAAAACGAGGATCTGGCCAAACGGGTCATGGGACTGACGCCCAATGCCCTCATCGTGCCGGAACCGGACATGCTGGTGACCATCATGGGTACGCTGTAA
- the ychF gene encoding redox-regulated ATPase YchF, whose protein sequence is MSLSIGIVGLPNVGKSTLFNALTKAQNAESANYAFCTIEPNKAVVPVPDPRIDVLADLVKPQRVQQSTVDFVDIAGLVAGASKGEGLGNKFLANIRETQAILHVVRCFDNDDVIHVANSVDPMRDIDVIETELILADVQVLENRLERMKKMLKGDKTLAPKIDATEKLLNHMNEGQPASSFTEELKGLNEVLNELRLITAKNVIYCANVDEEGVAEDNDYVKSVRALAEARGAEFVKISAQMEEELIGLEPEEQQEFLDSYGIEESGLHQIIRTGFKSLGLISYFTAGVKEVRAWTIHDGDKAPQAAGVIHTDFERGFIRAEIVSYDDYVKFGSESKCRSEGVLRVEGKDYVMKDGDVTHFLFNV, encoded by the coding sequence ATGTCACTGTCCATCGGCATCGTCGGCTTGCCTAACGTCGGCAAGTCTACACTGTTCAACGCCCTGACCAAGGCCCAGAATGCAGAGTCGGCCAACTACGCCTTCTGCACCATCGAACCCAACAAGGCCGTGGTGCCCGTGCCCGACCCGCGTATCGACGTCCTGGCCGATCTGGTCAAGCCGCAGCGCGTTCAGCAGTCCACCGTGGATTTCGTTGATATTGCCGGCCTCGTAGCTGGTGCCAGCAAAGGTGAAGGTCTTGGCAACAAGTTCCTCGCCAACATCCGCGAGACCCAGGCCATCCTGCACGTTGTCCGCTGCTTTGATAACGACGATGTCATTCACGTGGCCAACTCCGTTGACCCCATGCGCGACATCGATGTCATCGAAACCGAGCTGATTCTGGCCGACGTACAGGTGCTGGAGAATCGTCTTGAGCGTATGAAAAAGATGCTCAAGGGCGACAAGACCCTGGCTCCCAAGATCGACGCTACTGAGAAGCTCCTGAACCACATGAACGAAGGGCAGCCCGCTTCCTCCTTCACCGAAGAGCTCAAGGGCCTCAATGAAGTGCTGAACGAACTTCGCCTCATCACTGCCAAGAACGTCATCTACTGCGCCAACGTCGATGAAGAGGGCGTGGCCGAGGACAACGACTACGTCAAGTCTGTCCGCGCACTGGCAGAAGCACGCGGCGCTGAGTTCGTCAAAATTTCTGCTCAGATGGAAGAAGAGCTCATCGGGCTGGAACCGGAAGAGCAGCAGGAATTCCTCGATTCCTACGGCATCGAAGAGTCCGGTCTGCATCAGATCATTCGTACCGGCTTCAAGTCCCTCGGCCTCATCAGCTACTTCACCGCTGGTGTGAAGGAAGTCCGCGCATGGACCATCCATGACGGCGACAAGGCCCCCCAGGCTGCCGGTGTCATTCACACCGATTTCGAGCGTGGCTTCATTCGCGCCGAGATTGTGTCCTACGACGACTACGTCAAGTTTGGCTCCGAATCCAAGTGCCGCTCCGAAGGCGTTCTGCGCGTGGAAGGCAAGGACTATGTCATGAAAGATGGCGACGTGACGCACTTTTTGTTCAACGTCTAG